One Bacillus spongiae DNA window includes the following coding sequences:
- a CDS encoding tRNA (adenine(22)-N(1))-methyltransferase TrmK: MNAEKLSNRLERVAAFIPHGARLADIGSDHAYLPCNVIKKGIVNFAIAGEVVPGPYQSAKQQVELLQLAEFVHVRLGSGLEVIEKGEVNAITIAGMGGTLITSILEEGKSKLTGEERLILQPNISAISIRKWLVANDWALVAEEIIEEDGKIYEVLVAERGKSQRYSEAELLLGPFLMAHKNEVFRKKWTFELTQWKQILANMMSAVDTDALQNKKTEILKKIAIVEEELN; the protein is encoded by the coding sequence TTGAACGCAGAGAAATTATCGAATAGATTAGAACGAGTGGCTGCTTTTATCCCGCATGGAGCAAGGCTTGCTGATATCGGCTCTGACCATGCTTACTTACCTTGTAATGTGATAAAGAAGGGAATTGTGAATTTTGCTATTGCAGGAGAAGTTGTACCTGGACCTTATCAATCAGCAAAACAACAAGTTGAATTGTTACAGCTAGCCGAATTTGTTCACGTCCGCTTAGGTAGTGGCCTTGAAGTGATTGAAAAAGGTGAAGTCAATGCAATTACGATAGCTGGAATGGGAGGGACATTGATTACCTCCATTTTGGAAGAAGGAAAATCAAAGCTAACTGGAGAAGAGCGTCTAATTCTTCAGCCTAATATATCGGCTATATCGATTAGGAAATGGTTAGTCGCTAACGATTGGGCATTAGTGGCTGAAGAAATTATAGAAGAAGATGGAAAAATATACGAAGTGTTAGTTGCCGAGCGAGGGAAGTCTCAACGCTATAGTGAAGCAGAATTATTATTAGGGCCTTTCTTAATGGCTCACAAAAATGAAGTATTTAGGAAGAAATGGACTTTTGAGTTAACGCAATGGAAGCAGATCCTAGCCAATATGATGTCTGCTGTGGATACAGATGCCTTGCAAAATAAGAAAACTGAAATTTTAAAGAAAATTGCGATTGTCGAGGAGGAATTAAATTGA
- a CDS encoding 4-hydroxy-3-methylbut-2-enyl diphosphate reductase produces the protein MEVQKISPRGYCYGVVDAMVIARNAALDKSLPRPIYILGMIVHNKHVTDAFEAEGIITLDGENRKEILEKVDSGTVIFTAHGVSPEVRELADKKGLVTIDATCPDVTKTHDLIRQKEAEGYEVIYIGKKGHPEPEGAVGVAPHIVHLVEKPEEVNQLTIQNDKIIVTNQTTMSQWDVAEIMENVKEKFPHVEVHKEICLATQVRQEAVAEQAGDADVLIVVGDPKSNNSNRLAQVSEEIAHTRAYRISDITELDIEWLKDANKVAVTAGASTPTPIVKEVINFLNEFKYEDQATWKRERTVPLHKILPKVKKPKIQS, from the coding sequence ATGGAAGTACAAAAAATATCTCCAAGAGGTTATTGTTACGGCGTTGTCGATGCGATGGTCATTGCTCGGAATGCTGCATTAGATAAAAGCCTTCCTCGTCCTATCTATATTTTAGGGATGATTGTTCATAACAAGCATGTAACAGATGCATTTGAGGCAGAAGGGATTATTACCCTAGACGGAGAAAATCGTAAAGAGATTTTGGAAAAGGTAGATTCAGGAACCGTCATTTTTACCGCTCATGGTGTTTCACCTGAAGTAAGGGAACTTGCTGACAAAAAAGGGCTTGTAACCATTGACGCAACCTGCCCTGATGTAACCAAAACACATGATTTGATTCGCCAAAAGGAAGCTGAAGGTTACGAAGTGATCTATATTGGGAAAAAAGGCCATCCTGAACCAGAAGGTGCTGTTGGAGTTGCTCCCCACATCGTTCACCTTGTTGAAAAGCCTGAAGAAGTGAATCAGTTAACAATCCAAAATGATAAAATCATTGTCACGAACCAAACCACAATGAGTCAGTGGGATGTTGCCGAGATTATGGAAAATGTGAAAGAGAAATTTCCACATGTCGAAGTGCATAAAGAAATCTGCTTAGCCACACAAGTTCGACAAGAAGCGGTTGCTGAGCAAGCAGGAGATGCGGATGTATTGATTGTTGTTGGCGATCCAAAAAGTAATAATAGCAATCGACTAGCCCAAGTCTCTGAAGAAATTGCTCACACAAGAGCTTATCGAATTTCTGACATTACGGAACTAGACATCGAATGGTTAAAGGATGCAAATAAAGTGGCAGTTACAGCAGGAGCTTCTACGCCAACACCAATTGTAAAAGAGGTCATAAATTTCTTAAATGAATTTAAGTATGAAGATCAAGCCACTTGGAAGCGGGAGCGCACAGTCCCCCTTCATAAAATTCTCCCGAAAGTAAAAAAGCCAAAAATTCAATCTTAA
- the rpoD gene encoding RNA polymerase sigma factor RpoD — protein MAEKSARSKEVEAELTLEQVKERLLEAGKKRGVLTYEDIAEKLSNFDLESDQMDEYYEQLGEQGIEIINENAEDDDPNINDINKSNEEEFDLNDLSVPPGVKINDPVRMYLKEIGRVDLLSAEEEISLAKRIEDGDEEAKRRLAEANLRLVVSIAKRYVGRGMLFLDLIQEGNMGLIKAVEKFDYRKGYKFSTYATWWIRQAITRAIADQARTIRIPVHMVETINKLIRVQRQLLQDLGREPSPEEIAEEMDLTPEKVREILKIAQEPVSLETPIGEEDDSHLGDFIEDSEAQSPSEHAAYELLKEQLEDVLDTLTDREENVLRLRFGLDDGRTRTLEEVGKVFGVTRERIRQIEAKALRKLRHPSRSKRLKDFLE, from the coding sequence ATGGCTGAAAAGTCAGCACGTTCCAAAGAGGTAGAAGCAGAGCTTACGTTAGAACAGGTAAAAGAGCGATTACTTGAAGCAGGAAAAAAACGTGGTGTGTTAACATACGAAGATATAGCAGAAAAACTGTCAAATTTTGATCTAGAATCAGATCAAATGGATGAATATTATGAACAACTAGGTGAGCAAGGCATTGAAATTATTAACGAAAATGCAGAAGATGATGACCCAAATATCAATGACATAAATAAAAGCAATGAAGAAGAATTTGACTTAAATGATTTAAGTGTTCCTCCAGGAGTCAAAATTAACGATCCTGTACGCATGTATTTAAAAGAAATTGGTCGAGTCGACCTACTTTCTGCAGAAGAAGAAATTTCTCTTGCGAAACGAATTGAAGATGGGGATGAAGAAGCAAAAAGGAGACTTGCGGAGGCAAATTTACGACTTGTTGTAAGTATTGCAAAGCGGTATGTCGGACGCGGTATGCTCTTCCTAGATTTAATTCAAGAAGGAAACATGGGGTTAATTAAGGCAGTAGAAAAATTCGACTATCGAAAAGGATATAAATTTAGTACGTATGCGACTTGGTGGATTCGACAAGCGATTACACGGGCAATAGCAGATCAGGCAAGAACGATTCGAATTCCAGTTCATATGGTGGAAACAATCAATAAATTAATTCGTGTTCAAAGGCAATTATTACAGGATTTAGGTCGAGAGCCTTCACCAGAAGAAATTGCTGAAGAGATGGACCTAACGCCGGAAAAGGTACGTGAAATTTTAAAAATTGCCCAAGAGCCTGTTTCACTTGAAACACCAATTGGGGAAGAAGATGATTCTCACCTCGGCGATTTTATTGAGGATTCTGAAGCACAGTCCCCATCTGAACACGCTGCCTACGAATTGCTAAAAGAGCAACTTGAAGATGTACTAGACACGTTAACAGACCGTGAAGAAAATGTTCTTCGTCTACGCTTTGGTCTAGACGATGGTAGAACAAGAACATTAGAAGAAGTAGGGAAAGTGTTTGGTGTCACACGTGAACGTATTCGTCAAATTGAAGCGAAAGCTCTACGTAAACTACGTCATCCAAGCCGTAGTAAGCGATTAAAAGACTTTTTAGAATAG
- a CDS encoding acyl-CoA dehydrogenase family protein, with the protein MNYELTSEQQMIQRTIKEFANEVVAPGAIERDRHKTFPMEEFKQLGQLGMMGLPFPEEYGGAGADTVSFAIVVEELSRVCASTGITYSAHISLGGAPLNLFGSHKQKQQYLTPICTGETFGAFGLTEPNAGSDAGGTQTTAVTDGNDFIINGNKCYITNASYAKALALTAITDKKDDQKEISAIIVPTNSEGFKVIDNYEKMGLNASNTTELVLEDVRVPEENLLGKRGEGFKQFLTTLDGGRIGIGAMAVGVAQGAFDKAMQYSKERKQFGKSLAQFQVTQFKLADMAMKIELARNMVYKAAWLKDQGKAFTKEASMCKLYASEICMEITDQAVQLHGGNGYMRDYEVERMMRDAKLLEIGEGTSEIQRMVIAREIGCFSS; encoded by the coding sequence ATGAACTATGAATTAACGTCAGAACAGCAGATGATTCAACGTACCATCAAAGAATTCGCCAACGAAGTGGTAGCACCAGGAGCTATTGAACGGGATCGACATAAAACATTCCCAATGGAGGAATTTAAACAATTAGGCCAACTCGGTATGATGGGGTTACCTTTTCCAGAAGAATATGGAGGTGCAGGTGCTGACACGGTTAGTTTTGCTATTGTAGTAGAGGAACTAAGTCGAGTGTGTGCTTCAACGGGAATTACATATTCTGCTCATATCTCATTAGGCGGTGCTCCATTAAACTTGTTTGGTTCTCATAAACAGAAGCAGCAATATTTAACACCTATTTGTACAGGTGAAACTTTTGGTGCATTTGGGTTAACAGAACCAAATGCCGGATCAGATGCAGGTGGCACGCAAACTACAGCGGTGACAGATGGAAATGATTTTATTATTAATGGGAACAAATGCTACATAACGAATGCTAGTTATGCTAAAGCTTTAGCACTGACAGCGATTACTGACAAGAAGGATGACCAAAAGGAAATCAGTGCAATCATAGTGCCTACTAATAGTGAAGGATTTAAAGTCATTGATAATTATGAAAAAATGGGATTGAACGCATCCAACACGACCGAGCTTGTTTTAGAAGATGTACGTGTTCCAGAAGAAAATCTTCTTGGCAAACGGGGAGAAGGGTTTAAACAGTTCTTGACCACATTAGACGGCGGAAGGATAGGCATTGGTGCAATGGCAGTCGGTGTTGCCCAAGGAGCTTTTGATAAAGCCATGCAATATTCAAAAGAGCGAAAACAATTCGGGAAAAGTTTAGCTCAATTCCAAGTAACTCAATTTAAATTAGCTGATATGGCAATGAAGATTGAGTTAGCACGTAATATGGTCTATAAAGCAGCTTGGTTGAAAGACCAAGGAAAAGCATTCACGAAAGAAGCTAGCATGTGTAAGCTGTACGCATCTGAAATCTGTATGGAAATCACTGACCAAGCAGTTCAACTGCATGGTGGTAACGGGTATATGCGTGATTATGAAGTTGAAAGAATGATGCGTGATGCAAAGCTCCTTGAAATAGGAGAAGGGACGTCAGAGATTCAGCGAATGGTTATTGCAAGAGAAATTGGTTGTTTTTCTTCATAA
- the dnaG gene encoding DNA primase produces MTGRIPEEKINEIRQSVDIVDVISDYVQLKKQGRNYFGLCPFHGESTPSFSVAPDKQIFHCFGCGAGGNVLSFLMDIDGMSFQEALVEIAGRTGITLDVDLPSTIETNVPKEQHLMLEAHELLCKFYHHLLINTKEGQEALDYLLNRGFTLETIKEFRIGWSLPSWEFTVKFLQKRDFPLELMESAGLLVKKAEEETYFDRFRGRIMFPIENAKGRVIAFSGRALHDDSPKYLNSPETDLFNKSATLYNLHRARGTIKKLDQVILFEGFADVISASMAEVKNGVATMGTSLTEQHIQSIKRVASSLVICYDGDNAGIQAAFRTAKMLTENGLKVRIAQIPDKLDPDDYIQKFGSKKFQENVIGASITFMAFKLIYYRMRKNLQDEGDRLKYIEEVLKEISHLNSFVERDLYLRQLSDEFDLSLEALEQQQKQIYFQEKKKDPFVGKKQLPSTIEPRNNHRLFPAYQTAERQLLAHMFRDDEVTFKVKELLAGETFNIDEHQAIFTYLLAYYEEENAPNTSSFLFFIPDEKLRRVITDIEMMSINQEVSEQEINDCVNSVLNHQKMLTIKDKEFERKEAERQKDYLKAAQVAMEIIQLQKSLQNN; encoded by the coding sequence ATGACTGGAAGAATACCTGAAGAAAAAATAAATGAAATTCGTCAATCAGTTGATATTGTTGATGTAATAAGTGATTACGTACAGCTAAAGAAACAAGGGCGAAACTATTTTGGTTTATGTCCGTTTCATGGCGAAAGTACTCCATCTTTTTCTGTCGCACCAGATAAACAAATATTTCATTGTTTTGGTTGTGGGGCTGGAGGAAATGTTCTCTCCTTTTTAATGGATATTGATGGAATGAGTTTTCAGGAAGCGTTAGTTGAAATAGCTGGTCGTACAGGAATCACACTCGATGTCGATCTTCCTTCTACTATTGAAACGAATGTTCCTAAAGAGCAACATTTGATGCTTGAAGCTCATGAGTTATTGTGTAAATTTTACCATCATTTACTTATAAATACAAAGGAAGGACAAGAAGCTCTTGATTATTTATTAAATAGAGGGTTTACACTTGAAACAATTAAAGAATTTCGTATAGGGTGGTCATTACCAAGTTGGGAGTTTACAGTAAAGTTTCTTCAAAAGCGTGATTTCCCACTTGAACTTATGGAAAGTGCTGGGCTTCTAGTTAAAAAAGCTGAGGAAGAAACTTACTTCGACCGATTTAGGGGAAGAATTATGTTCCCAATTGAAAATGCAAAAGGGCGTGTGATTGCCTTTTCAGGACGTGCTTTACATGATGACTCTCCAAAGTATTTAAATAGCCCAGAAACCGATTTATTTAATAAAAGTGCAACACTTTATAATCTTCATCGAGCAAGAGGAACAATAAAGAAGCTGGATCAGGTTATTTTGTTTGAAGGGTTTGCTGATGTCATATCTGCTTCGATGGCAGAGGTGAAAAATGGTGTTGCAACAATGGGGACATCACTAACGGAGCAGCATATTCAAAGTATTAAAAGAGTAGCAAGCTCTCTTGTCATTTGTTATGACGGAGACAATGCAGGCATTCAAGCTGCATTCCGTACAGCAAAAATGCTCACTGAAAATGGTTTGAAAGTACGAATTGCGCAAATTCCTGATAAGTTAGACCCTGATGACTACATTCAGAAGTTCGGTTCAAAGAAGTTTCAAGAGAATGTAATAGGGGCTAGTATAACGTTTATGGCCTTTAAGCTCATTTATTATCGTATGAGAAAAAACCTTCAAGATGAAGGAGATCGGCTAAAGTATATCGAAGAAGTGCTAAAAGAGATTTCACACCTAAATAGCTTTGTTGAAAGAGACCTTTATTTAAGGCAATTATCCGATGAATTTGATTTATCGTTAGAGGCACTTGAACAACAACAGAAACAAATATATTTTCAGGAAAAGAAAAAAGATCCATTTGTTGGGAAGAAGCAACTACCTTCAACGATAGAACCGAGGAACAATCACAGATTATTCCCTGCTTATCAAACAGCTGAAAGACAACTTCTCGCTCATATGTTTAGAGATGATGAAGTTACATTCAAGGTGAAAGAGCTATTAGCAGGTGAAACTTTTAATATAGATGAACATCAAGCAATTTTTACGTATTTATTGGCTTATTACGAAGAAGAAAACGCGCCTAATACAAGTTCTTTTCTTTTTTTTATCCCTGATGAAAAATTAAGAAGAGTCATTACAGATATTGAAATGATGTCTATTAATCAAGAAGTAAGTGAACAAGAAATTAATGACTGTGTAAATTCAGTGTTAAATCATCAAAAGATGTTGACAATAAAAGATAAAGAATTCGAAAGAAAAGAAGCGGAGAGGCAAAAAGACTATCTTAAAGCAGCACAGGTTGCCATGGAGATTATTCAACTACAGAAGTCTCTTCAAAATAATTAG
- a CDS encoding Nif3-like dinuclear metal center hexameric protein, with translation MKQANGFEIIQLFEQFSPRKYAVEGDSVGLQIGTLNKKVNKVIVTLDVLDEVVDEAIREKADLIIAHHPPIYRPLKNLVTDSGKGSKFEKLIKHDIAVYVAHTNLDVAPGGVNDLLVDALQLENAKVLVPTVHEELLKLVVYVPTEYEEAVRRALGDAGAGYIGNYSHCSYTSSGEGRFLPLSGSTPFVGTHGEVEQVEEVRIETIVTSSNQKSVIRAMKAAHPYEEPAYDLFSLQNEGNTLGLGRIGVLNETMSLKDFALYVKEKLEVDGVRVVGNLGDKVKKVAVLGGDGNKYIHSAKFKGADVFLTGDLYFHTAHDAMELGLNVVDPGHHVEKVMIKGVAKELKKRVESAKIQVDVIPSTINTNPFTLI, from the coding sequence TTGAAACAAGCAAATGGTTTTGAAATCATTCAGTTGTTCGAACAATTTTCTCCGAGGAAATATGCGGTTGAGGGCGATAGTGTTGGCCTTCAAATAGGAACACTAAACAAAAAGGTAAATAAGGTTATCGTGACACTGGACGTATTGGACGAAGTCGTAGATGAAGCGATTAGGGAAAAAGCGGATTTAATTATCGCTCATCATCCACCGATCTATCGCCCATTAAAAAACCTTGTAACGGATAGCGGGAAAGGGAGCAAATTTGAAAAGTTAATAAAGCATGATATTGCTGTTTATGTTGCTCATACTAATCTCGACGTAGCACCGGGTGGAGTCAATGATTTACTCGTTGATGCACTTCAATTGGAAAATGCGAAAGTGCTTGTACCGACCGTTCATGAAGAATTACTAAAATTAGTTGTTTATGTCCCTACAGAATATGAAGAAGCCGTGCGTCGGGCACTAGGGGATGCAGGAGCTGGATATATAGGGAACTACAGCCATTGCTCTTACACGAGTAGTGGAGAGGGTAGATTCCTACCTTTATCAGGTAGCACACCATTTGTTGGGACACATGGGGAAGTGGAGCAAGTAGAAGAAGTTAGAATTGAAACGATTGTCACATCTTCTAATCAAAAATCTGTGATTCGAGCGATGAAAGCTGCTCACCCGTATGAAGAACCTGCATATGATCTTTTCTCTCTCCAAAATGAAGGGAACACTTTAGGGCTTGGAAGAATTGGCGTTTTAAATGAGACAATGTCTTTAAAGGATTTTGCTTTATATGTAAAGGAGAAATTAGAAGTAGATGGGGTCAGAGTAGTCGGAAATTTAGGGGATAAGGTGAAAAAAGTAGCGGTATTAGGTGGGGATGGAAATAAATACATTCATTCAGCGAAATTTAAAGGTGCAGATGTATTTTTAACGGGAGATTTATACTTTCACACTGCTCATGATGCGATGGAGCTGGGTTTAAATGTTGTAGACCCTGGACATCATGTGGAGAAAGTCATGATTAAAGGAGTTGCGAAAGAATTGAAGAAGCGAGTAGAATCAGCTAAAATTCAAGTTGATGTAATTCCATCCACAATTAATACTAATCCGTTTACGCTCATATAA
- the cccA gene encoding cytochrome c550, with product MNKNPIIPFILIMVMGIGLVFFLSVEGLGNSKEMAGEHGEGEPTTDVAFDPEALGQNSCIGCHGGNYEGGMGPALVGIGDKYSADEIKAILKDGKGAMPGGLVPVENLDAMTEWLMSLE from the coding sequence ATGAATAAGAATCCAATTATTCCATTTATATTAATTATGGTGATGGGTATTGGTCTTGTTTTCTTCCTTTCTGTTGAAGGATTAGGCAATTCGAAAGAAATGGCTGGTGAACATGGTGAGGGAGAACCTACTACAGATGTTGCTTTTGATCCAGAAGCACTAGGTCAAAATTCTTGTATTGGTTGTCATGGCGGTAATTATGAAGGTGGTATGGGTCCAGCTCTTGTCGGAATTGGTGATAAATACTCGGCTGATGAAATTAAAGCCATTCTTAAAGATGGTAAGGGCGCTATGCCTGGTGGCCTTGTACCTGTAGAAAACCTGGATGCAATGACAGAATGGTTAATGAGCTTAGAATAA